A single window of Malus sylvestris chromosome 5, drMalSylv7.2, whole genome shotgun sequence DNA harbors:
- the LOC126621276 gene encoding 2-oxoglutarate-dependent dioxygenase 19-like, whose amino-acid sequence MAKTAPVVLTQNISDTQRATSFNHSTDSSSINCQMHSISATDDEIPTIDYSMIFSGDVDQRLKALQYLAYVCEEYGFFYLINHGLPDSVLDKALKGVSEFFNLTEEEKLEYEKKDSADRIRWGLGFSPGDHEAVKREYLKVLPHPKFQGPDKPAGFSKSLEDYYQRDREVMINLAKAVSKTLGFEENYLEKELGLEIGADVSAMNVYPPWFKSNTPIGLPAHHDPGYLVSLVQNVNGGLQLHYKQKWINVQMPSNSIFVNIGDHLEVLTNGKYKSPMHRVILNNKVTRVSVATVHGPSHNTFVKPVPEFVDESHPPKYRGMIYKDSLEANGYHEIDGKSCLQQLRI is encoded by the exons atggctAAAACAGCTCCAGTAGTTTTGACCCAAAACATTTCTGATACCCAAAGGGCCACCTCCTTTAATCATTCAACTGATTCCTCTAGCATCAACTGCCAAATGCACTCCATTTCAGCTACTGATGATGAAATCCCCACCATTGATTACAGCATGATCTTCTCTGGTGATGTCGATCAACGACTCAAGGCCCTCCAATATCTTGCCTATGTTTGTGAGGAGTACGGCTTTTTTTAT CTGATAAATCATGGTTTGCCGGATAGCGTACTTGACAAAGCACTGAAGGGAGTTTCCGAATTCTTTAATCTGACGGAGGAGGAAAAGTTGGAGTATGAGAAGAAGGATTCAGCAGATAGGATCAGATGGGGGCTAGGTTTCTCACCTGGGGATCATGAAGCTGTCAAGCGGGAGTATCTCAAAGTTCTCCCACATCCAAAGTTTCAAGGGCCTGACAAACCAGCAGGTTTCAG CAAGTCTTTGGAAGATTATTACCAAAGGGACCGAGAGGTGATGATAAACTTGGCAAAGGCAGTATCAAAAACATTGGGATTCGAAGAAAATTACTTAGAAAAGGAACTAGGGTTGGAAATTGGCGCCGATGTTTCTGCAATGAACGTGTATCCCCCCTGGTTTAAATCAAACACTCCAATCGGTCTGCCGGCGCATCACGATCCTGGCTACCTAGTTTCCCTTGTACAAAACGTCAACGGCGGTCTCCAATTACACTATAAGCAAAAGTGGATCAATGTTCAAATGCCTTCTAATTCGATTTTTGTTAATATTGGGGATCATCTTGAG GTTTTAACTAATGGGAAGTACAAGAGTCCTATGCATCGTGTGATCCTAAACAACAAGGTTACAAGAGTCTCTGTGGCCACAGTACACGGACCATCACACAACACATTCGTGAAACCAGTTCCAGAGTTTGTGGACGAGTCTCACCCGCCAAAATACCGAGGGATGATATACAAGGACTCCTTGGAAGCCAATGGTTACCATGAGATTGATGGAAAATCATGCCTACAACAACTTCGGATATGA